One genomic window of Brevundimonas vesicularis includes the following:
- a CDS encoding tryptophan 7-halogenase, giving the protein MSGSDKVWVIRGGGLAAWAATALLAKTLPSGHSVLMEDAVAPALGEEPEVVIADPDGVLVQLSEAADLLAQGHGGFFLGSLLRNWRDGRDIAVVEQEPLPGIDGVALADVALRAARQSPDAPDYAALLAPLQFQARVMAAGRYAHPSPDRQSPRSLLRPRLMLDARVLTARLRDIALRAGVREASDDVGEVKAFMTLETRTNGVFSGDGDWTARLGYDRCLTVRFAGGDHAPRLDMASLEEGLASRSPLPGGGFASLAYAADRTTADVAKAALMAWLGDVDVVAQSDVALAPGLDTHPWSGRRLALGPAAARFGDGLGLDSVLLERQLTQLVASLPGASAQIPACAEAYNDAVVRDITHSADRLHLILLCGSQGQRLAPAGDDLARRIAQFTSRNAGVGLDGDPYDAQHWTLLMASLGFMPRRYDIQADRLDIKAAMASLGRMVMAFDQTLAALPAHSQFIERLREGG; this is encoded by the coding sequence ATGAGCGGGTCAGACAAGGTTTGGGTCATTCGAGGCGGCGGACTGGCGGCCTGGGCGGCGACCGCCCTGTTGGCCAAGACGCTGCCTTCCGGTCATTCGGTTCTGATGGAAGACGCCGTTGCCCCAGCACTCGGTGAAGAGCCTGAGGTCGTTATCGCCGATCCAGACGGCGTGCTCGTCCAGTTGTCGGAGGCCGCCGACCTGTTGGCTCAGGGCCACGGCGGCTTCTTCCTCGGCTCGCTGCTGCGAAACTGGCGCGACGGGCGAGACATCGCCGTCGTCGAGCAGGAGCCCCTGCCTGGGATCGATGGGGTCGCGTTGGCGGACGTCGCGCTGCGCGCCGCCCGTCAATCTCCCGACGCCCCCGACTACGCCGCGCTTCTGGCGCCGTTGCAGTTCCAGGCGCGGGTGATGGCGGCCGGTCGTTACGCCCATCCCAGCCCGGATCGGCAGTCGCCGCGGTCTCTTCTTCGCCCCCGACTGATGCTGGACGCGCGCGTTCTGACGGCGCGACTGCGGGACATCGCCCTGCGCGCTGGCGTGCGGGAGGCGTCTGACGACGTCGGTGAGGTCAAGGCTTTCATGACCCTGGAAACGCGAACGAACGGAGTTTTCAGCGGCGACGGCGACTGGACCGCGCGCCTGGGCTACGACCGGTGTCTGACCGTGCGCTTCGCGGGTGGAGATCACGCGCCGCGTCTGGATATGGCCAGCCTCGAAGAAGGGCTCGCCAGTCGCAGCCCCCTGCCCGGCGGCGGCTTCGCCAGTCTGGCCTACGCCGCAGACCGCACCACCGCTGACGTTGCGAAGGCGGCGCTGATGGCCTGGCTGGGTGATGTTGATGTCGTCGCCCAGTCTGACGTCGCCCTCGCCCCCGGCCTGGATACGCATCCCTGGAGCGGCCGTCGGCTTGCTCTTGGTCCGGCGGCGGCGCGCTTTGGCGACGGACTGGGCCTGGACAGCGTCCTACTGGAGCGACAGCTGACACAACTCGTCGCATCGCTGCCGGGCGCGTCCGCGCAGATTCCAGCCTGCGCCGAGGCTTATAATGATGCCGTCGTTCGCGACATCACGCACAGCGCGGACCGACTCCATTTGATCCTTCTGTGCGGATCGCAAGGCCAACGACTAGCCCCGGCTGGCGACGACCTGGCGCGTCGCATCGCCCAGTTCACGTCTCGCAATGCCGGCGTCGGCTTGGACGGCGATCCCTACGACGCGCAGCACTGGACCCTGCTCATGGCCAGCCTGGGCTTCATGCCGCGCCGTTACGACATCCAGGCCGACCGTCTGGACATCAAGGCCGCCATGGCGTCGCTGGGGCGAATGGTCATGGCTTTCGACCAGACCTTGGCCGCCCTGCCCGCCCATTCGCAGTTCATCGAAAGGCTACGCGAAGGCGGCTGA
- a CDS encoding GumC family protein, producing the protein MRSTAHVTTRPRYGVLDVIGLLFRELLLMIVVFVVILGLGFAAAMTLKKSYTATGSVFAGVGQEYVYQPRVGTAERGQAPQGDEVANSEAAILGSSVVRQKVVEALGPAAILGEQPKGSPQAARSAALKAVGGGLGVATAPGSAVIHLTYKADDPERAARVLNTIIEQYLIYRREVFQDKTPAIASQRIAFEDELGNADRAYEAFLASNDIGDFTAAKATLAATYQTVFTDRMSTQSQLNQTAQRLNTLVAQQAGTPAEVALQQDLNISAQDQVLQLRTEREQLLSRYQPDAQPVKDIEARINQLQAYVATGTAVGAKEVRTGPNPVWTELETTRINTRAERDSLAARLAVLDRQLADIRSRQARLTALESENTTLAGNREVLSASIREFQQRETQSRADNALVAAGADNVTVIERAQPPATGKSLKIPLLAAVFLFAGFTALCVGLLRVFTRRGFMTPASVSRTLDMPVLAVAPAKAA; encoded by the coding sequence ATGCGCTCCACCGCACACGTCACCACAAGGCCGCGCTACGGCGTTCTGGACGTGATCGGCCTGTTGTTCCGCGAACTGCTGCTGATGATCGTCGTCTTCGTGGTGATCCTCGGGCTGGGGTTCGCCGCCGCCATGACGCTGAAGAAGAGCTACACCGCCACCGGCTCGGTCTTCGCAGGCGTGGGCCAGGAATACGTCTATCAGCCGCGCGTCGGCACGGCCGAGCGGGGCCAGGCGCCGCAAGGCGACGAGGTCGCCAACTCCGAAGCCGCCATCCTGGGCTCCAGCGTCGTGCGTCAGAAGGTGGTCGAGGCGCTGGGCCCCGCCGCCATTCTAGGCGAGCAGCCCAAGGGCAGTCCGCAGGCCGCGCGTTCCGCCGCGCTGAAGGCCGTCGGCGGCGGCTTGGGCGTCGCCACGGCGCCGGGCAGCGCGGTCATCCACCTGACCTACAAGGCCGACGATCCCGAACGGGCGGCCCGGGTCCTGAACACGATCATCGAGCAATATCTGATCTATCGCCGCGAAGTCTTCCAGGACAAGACGCCGGCCATCGCCAGCCAACGCATCGCCTTCGAGGATGAACTCGGTAATGCGGACCGGGCCTATGAGGCCTTCCTGGCGTCCAACGACATCGGCGACTTCACTGCGGCCAAGGCGACGCTGGCGGCGACCTATCAGACGGTCTTCACCGACCGGATGTCGACACAGAGCCAGCTGAACCAGACCGCCCAGCGGCTGAACACCCTGGTGGCGCAGCAGGCGGGAACACCGGCGGAGGTGGCGCTGCAGCAGGATCTCAACATCTCGGCCCAGGACCAGGTGCTGCAACTGCGCACCGAGCGCGAGCAGTTGCTGTCGCGCTATCAGCCCGACGCCCAGCCGGTGAAGGACATCGAGGCGCGGATCAATCAGCTGCAAGCCTATGTCGCGACCGGCACGGCCGTTGGGGCCAAGGAGGTCCGCACCGGCCCCAACCCCGTCTGGACCGAGCTGGAGACGACGCGGATCAACACGCGAGCCGAGCGCGACTCGCTCGCGGCGCGTCTGGCGGTCCTGGACCGGCAGCTGGCCGATATCCGTTCGCGTCAGGCGCGGCTGACGGCGCTGGAATCCGAGAACACGACCCTGGCCGGCAATCGCGAAGTGCTGAGCGCCTCCATCCGAGAGTTCCAGCAGCGCGAGACGCAGAGCCGCGCCGACAACGCCCTGGTCGCCGCCGGCGCCGACAACGTCACCGTCATCGAACGCGCCCAGCCGCCGGCGACGGGCAAGAGCCTGAAGATCCCGCTGCTGGCGGCGGTCTTCCTGTTCGCGGGCTTCACCGCCCTGTGCGTCGGCCTGTTGCGCGTGTTCACGCGGCGCGGCTTCATGACGCCGGCCTCGGTCAGCCGCACTCTGGACATGCCGGTCCTGGCCGTCGCGCCCGCCAAGGCGGCGTAG
- a CDS encoding tryptophan halogenase family protein yields the protein MSDGSIIDRIVIVGGGTAGWMAAAALAQAFEGAGKTVTLVESEAIGIIGVGEATIPEILKFNARLGIDEADFLRETKATFKLGIEFDGWRREGERYFHPFGAFGLDMEGIAFHHFWLKACAEGGSEPLETYSMAWQAARRGRFVHPQGGPQSPLSSLGYAYHFDAALYAGFLRRFAEGLGVVRHEGRVVEVQQAADGDISGVRLDDGRIVEGDFFIDCTGFIGLLIEQALKSGYEDWSSWLPCDSAVAVPCEREEPLSPYTRSTAREAGWQWRIPLQHRVGNGYVYSSAHLSHQAAEDALMSRLEGTALAEPRRLRFATGRRKDCWKRNCVAVGLSSGFLEPLESTSIHLIQSAITKLITLFPSHKDSEGLRREFNALMEEEFVTVRDFLILHYKVTQREGGFWQQVRDMPIPDRLAAKIALFEETGRIVRRDHDIFSESSWLAVAVGQGLTPQGRHPISDVIGHDANLGRLSAIRDSIWRTADALPFHADALAATMAGRS from the coding sequence TTGTCTGACGGCTCAATCATAGATCGCATCGTCATCGTCGGGGGCGGCACGGCTGGCTGGATGGCGGCGGCGGCGCTGGCGCAGGCGTTCGAGGGCGCCGGCAAGACCGTGACCTTGGTCGAATCCGAGGCGATCGGCATCATCGGCGTCGGCGAGGCGACGATCCCCGAAATCCTGAAGTTCAACGCGCGCCTGGGGATCGACGAGGCGGACTTCCTGCGAGAGACCAAGGCCACGTTCAAGCTGGGGATCGAGTTCGACGGCTGGCGACGCGAGGGCGAGCGCTATTTCCATCCGTTCGGCGCCTTCGGGCTGGATATGGAAGGCATCGCCTTTCATCATTTCTGGTTGAAAGCCTGCGCCGAAGGCGGGTCGGAGCCGCTGGAAACCTATTCCATGGCCTGGCAGGCCGCGCGCCGTGGCCGTTTTGTTCATCCGCAGGGCGGGCCGCAGTCGCCATTGTCCAGCTTGGGATACGCCTATCATTTCGATGCGGCGCTCTATGCGGGCTTCCTGCGCCGCTTTGCGGAAGGGCTGGGTGTCGTTCGCCATGAGGGGCGGGTGGTCGAGGTCCAGCAGGCAGCGGATGGCGATATCTCGGGCGTCAGGCTGGACGACGGGCGGATCGTCGAAGGCGACTTCTTCATCGATTGCACCGGCTTCATCGGCCTTCTGATCGAGCAGGCGTTGAAGTCAGGCTATGAGGACTGGAGTTCCTGGCTTCCGTGTGACAGCGCTGTCGCCGTGCCGTGCGAGCGTGAGGAGCCCTTATCGCCCTACACGCGTTCGACGGCGCGCGAGGCCGGATGGCAATGGCGCATCCCGCTGCAACACCGGGTGGGCAATGGCTACGTCTATTCCTCGGCGCATCTCTCGCATCAGGCCGCCGAGGACGCGCTGATGTCGCGGCTGGAGGGTACGGCTCTGGCCGAGCCGCGTCGCCTACGGTTCGCCACGGGCAGGCGCAAGGACTGCTGGAAGCGCAACTGCGTGGCGGTTGGATTGTCCAGCGGATTCCTTGAGCCGCTTGAATCGACCAGCATTCACCTGATCCAGAGCGCCATCACCAAGCTGATCACCCTGTTTCCATCGCACAAAGACAGCGAGGGCCTTCGCCGCGAGTTCAACGCGCTGATGGAGGAGGAATTCGTCACCGTCCGCGACTTCCTGATCCTGCACTACAAGGTCACGCAGCGGGAAGGGGGCTTCTGGCAGCAGGTGCGCGACATGCCGATCCCGGACCGGCTGGCGGCCAAGATCGCCCTGTTCGAGGAGACGGGTCGGATCGTCAGGCGCGACCATGACATCTTTTCCGAATCAAGTTGGCTGGCGGTCGCGGTGGGGCAGGGGCTGACGCCGCAGGGACGTCACCCGATTTCCGACGTCATCGGTCATGACGCCAACCTGGGCCGACTGTCGGCGATCCGTGACAGCATCTGGCGCACGGCTGACGCCCTGCCGTTCCACGCCGATGCGCTGGCGGCGACGATGGCCGGCCGGTCGTAG
- a CDS encoding LacI family DNA-binding transcriptional regulator, protein MTIYDVAAKAGVSIKSVSRVLNNEPNVSPTLRTKVEEAAASLGYRRSLSARSLAGASSSLIAVLVDADLTIEHWKSGRGSDYLGRLEFGALMEARQVDYHLMIELVDHNSPDLERDLMALLNSIRPEGVILTPPNSDNVAVMDVLDAAGTPYARIGPEAAFDRGYCIEMDERRAALEMTRHLIDLGHTRIAFVTGPVAYGASRRRLGGYRDAMAEAGLDVAPAWVVEGDFTFTSGALAMEKLHQTAPDITAIFASNDDTALGVLQCAARLGLSVPGDLSVAGFDDSPGAGFSTPDLSTIRQPVAEMAAAAAQRLIPPLRRLLDGDAAARVIVPHDLIARQSTARIEH, encoded by the coding sequence GTGACGATCTATGACGTGGCCGCGAAGGCGGGCGTGTCCATCAAGTCCGTGTCGCGCGTGCTCAACAACGAGCCGAACGTCAGCCCCACGCTGCGCACCAAGGTGGAGGAGGCGGCTGCGTCTCTGGGTTATCGGCGCAGCCTGTCGGCGCGCAGTCTCGCGGGTGCGTCTTCGTCATTGATCGCGGTCCTGGTGGATGCGGATCTGACCATCGAACACTGGAAGAGCGGGCGCGGCAGCGACTATCTGGGGCGTCTGGAGTTCGGCGCCCTGATGGAGGCGCGCCAGGTCGACTATCATCTGATGATCGAACTGGTGGACCACAACTCGCCTGATCTTGAACGCGATCTGATGGCGCTGCTGAACTCCATCCGGCCTGAGGGCGTCATTCTGACGCCGCCGAACTCGGACAACGTCGCTGTGATGGACGTGCTGGACGCGGCCGGCACGCCCTATGCCCGCATTGGACCGGAAGCGGCCTTTGATCGGGGGTACTGCATCGAGATGGACGAACGGCGCGCAGCGCTGGAGATGACGCGTCATTTGATCGACCTCGGGCACACCCGGATCGCCTTCGTCACCGGACCGGTCGCCTATGGCGCCAGTCGACGGCGCCTGGGGGGCTACAGGGACGCCATGGCCGAGGCTGGTCTGGATGTCGCGCCGGCCTGGGTGGTGGAGGGCGACTTCACCTTCACCTCCGGAGCGCTGGCGATGGAGAAGCTCCACCAGACCGCGCCGGACATCACGGCGATCTTCGCCAGCAACGACGATACGGCCCTTGGCGTCCTGCAATGTGCGGCGAGGCTGGGGCTGTCGGTGCCCGGCGACCTGTCGGTGGCCGGTTTTGACGATTCGCCCGGCGCGGGTTTCAGCACGCCGGATTTAAGCACCATCCGTCAGCCGGTAGCGGAGATGGCCGCCGCCGCCGCGCAACGCCTTATTCCGCCTCTTCGTCGTCTCTTGGACGGCGACGCCGCCGCGCGTGTCATCGTTCCGCATGATCTGATCGCGCGCCAGTCCACGGCTCGCATCGAGCATTGA
- a CDS encoding TonB-dependent receptor, with product MKSEIFHARRAPFARGLRRSVSALALTVAVVGATAAHAQSDAEPQTTAPADDAAQVDDVVVTGIRARIASSQAIKRDSDTFVDAVTADDIGALPDKSVNEVLQRIPGVNINRFQGPTDPDHFSVEGSNVIIRGLSYVRSEFNGRDAFSVNTGRALGFNDVSPELLASVQVFKNATADRIEGGIAGVVDLRTRKPFDSRKFVFGATAEGSYGDLREKPGLGFSSLISNVWDTQYGSFGALLSYGESDLYSEAYGSHLTDFTYRSDLSNGEDRRYVPRGGAVRTQQFDRSRSTLDGSLQWESTDGRAKLTGEYIRADSTSAWGERVVEVDLGSGGNPTPLPGQSFTYDSNGVFTSGLLVSNAPNLQVLPKRQRDLQTLTEDFSLAAEFHPTDRLSIWLDAQYSEASADDLDMSVYGAITPLYTLIGEGRHGVSDIQFVDASGQPSASTNDPSNFYYRSAMDHIEQSDGDQTAFKADVKYDFDNSPLRAIRMGARYSDREQTRRYTAYNWGAISESWAGGVTPFQTTGPLAVEAYDFPNFQRGHNPTPMNGFYPTADLITAYRDGTLQAALAAASSSGSTWRPLDQRPGAIAGTPFLPGDINNSAEQTTSAYVRFDFGWDDVFGPDTAITGNLGVRYAKTDFQTRGFISSPNIAQNFGDANGFDPRFPGQNIPVTQANAAAIVQFRCSTIQPGQSAPGYCLLSNDRLNQLVAFSDGSFQEVERGNSYDDWLPSLNVNLKYKEWVFRGAVSRAMTRPDFGVTAFAATLFYTDMNQVRDNGGDVNTAPLLTTFTGGSQLTGVRSWNYDLGVEWYFKPGSSVTFNAFYKDLSDILASGSTVQQFSNAQGVSTDAQVNQQVNIGSGWIKGFEIGYQQTYSFLPGLWSGLGIEANYTYVEPSTFPNAVTEPRYVGLELPLQQLSKHTYNFSVFYERDRLSARLAYNWRNGFLLTPRDDVNPFSPIFNDSTGQLDGSIFYTLNDNWKIGLYGANLLDEVTVTQQQTSYNLNGANQAGPLAPRSYFRSDRRVTFSLRYTF from the coding sequence ATGAAGTCAGAGATCTTTCACGCCAGACGTGCGCCCTTTGCGCGAGGGCTGCGCCGCTCCGTGTCCGCCCTGGCCTTGACCGTCGCCGTGGTCGGCGCGACCGCTGCCCACGCCCAGTCGGACGCTGAGCCGCAAACGACGGCGCCCGCGGATGATGCGGCGCAGGTCGATGACGTCGTCGTCACCGGCATCCGCGCGCGGATCGCATCCTCGCAGGCGATCAAGCGCGACTCCGACACCTTCGTCGATGCCGTGACCGCCGACGACATCGGCGCCCTGCCGGACAAGTCGGTCAACGAGGTGCTGCAGCGCATCCCCGGCGTGAACATCAACCGCTTCCAGGGCCCGACCGACCCCGACCACTTCTCGGTCGAAGGCTCCAACGTCATCATTCGCGGCCTGAGCTATGTGCGCTCGGAGTTCAACGGCCGCGACGCCTTCAGCGTGAACACGGGGCGCGCCCTGGGCTTCAACGACGTGTCGCCGGAACTGCTGGCCAGTGTTCAGGTCTTCAAGAACGCGACGGCCGACCGGATCGAGGGCGGCATCGCCGGCGTGGTCGATCTGCGCACCCGCAAGCCGTTCGACAGCCGCAAGTTCGTCTTCGGCGCGACGGCGGAAGGCTCTTATGGCGATTTGCGTGAAAAGCCGGGCCTGGGCTTCTCGTCCCTGATCAGCAACGTCTGGGACACCCAGTACGGCTCGTTCGGCGCCCTGCTGAGCTATGGCGAATCCGATCTCTATTCCGAAGCCTACGGCAGCCACCTCACCGACTTCACCTATCGGTCCGATCTGTCGAACGGCGAGGATCGCCGGTACGTCCCGCGCGGCGGCGCGGTGCGGACCCAGCAGTTCGACCGTTCGCGTTCGACCCTGGATGGCTCGCTGCAATGGGAATCGACCGACGGCCGCGCCAAGCTGACCGGCGAATACATTCGCGCCGACTCGACCTCGGCCTGGGGCGAGCGCGTGGTCGAGGTCGATCTGGGCAGCGGCGGCAACCCGACCCCCTTGCCGGGCCAGTCGTTCACCTATGACTCCAACGGCGTCTTCACGAGCGGTCTGCTGGTCAGCAATGCGCCGAACCTTCAGGTTCTGCCCAAGCGTCAGCGCGATCTGCAGACCCTGACCGAAGACTTCTCTCTGGCCGCCGAATTCCATCCGACCGATCGCCTGTCGATCTGGCTGGATGCGCAGTATAGCGAGGCCAGCGCCGACGATCTGGACATGAGCGTCTATGGGGCCATCACGCCGCTCTACACCTTGATCGGGGAAGGGCGTCACGGCGTGTCGGACATCCAGTTCGTGGACGCCTCGGGCCAGCCATCGGCCAGCACAAACGACCCGTCGAACTTCTACTATCGTTCGGCGATGGACCACATCGAACAGTCGGACGGCGATCAGACCGCGTTCAAGGCCGACGTCAAATACGACTTCGACAACTCGCCGCTACGCGCCATCCGCATGGGCGCGCGCTATTCGGACCGCGAGCAGACGCGTCGCTATACCGCCTATAACTGGGGCGCCATTTCCGAGAGCTGGGCTGGCGGCGTCACGCCGTTCCAGACCACCGGTCCGCTCGCTGTCGAAGCCTATGACTTCCCCAACTTCCAGCGCGGTCACAATCCGACGCCGATGAACGGCTTCTATCCGACAGCCGATCTGATTACGGCCTATCGGGACGGCACGCTGCAGGCGGCCTTGGCTGCAGCGAGCAGCTCGGGCTCGACCTGGCGTCCGCTGGATCAGCGTCCGGGCGCCATCGCCGGCACGCCTTTCCTGCCGGGCGATATCAATAACTCGGCCGAACAGACGACATCGGCCTATGTCCGGTTCGACTTCGGCTGGGATGATGTCTTCGGTCCGGACACCGCCATCACCGGCAACCTGGGTGTTCGCTACGCCAAGACCGACTTCCAGACGCGCGGCTTCATCTCCAGCCCCAACATCGCGCAGAACTTTGGTGATGCGAACGGTTTCGACCCGCGCTTCCCTGGTCAGAACATTCCGGTGACCCAGGCCAATGCGGCGGCGATTGTGCAGTTCCGTTGCTCGACCATCCAGCCGGGGCAGTCGGCGCCGGGCTATTGCCTGCTGTCGAACGACCGTCTGAACCAGCTGGTCGCCTTCAGCGACGGCAGCTTCCAAGAGGTCGAGCGCGGCAACAGCTATGACGACTGGCTGCCCAGCCTGAACGTCAATCTGAAGTACAAGGAATGGGTTTTCCGCGGGGCCGTGTCGCGCGCCATGACGCGCCCGGACTTTGGCGTGACGGCCTTCGCCGCCACCCTGTTCTACACCGACATGAACCAGGTCCGGGACAATGGCGGCGACGTCAACACCGCCCCGCTGCTGACCACCTTCACCGGCGGATCGCAGCTGACGGGCGTCCGCTCGTGGAACTATGACCTGGGCGTGGAATGGTATTTCAAGCCGGGCAGCTCGGTGACCTTCAACGCCTTCTACAAGGACCTGTCGGACATCCTGGCCAGCGGTTCGACCGTCCAACAGTTCAGCAACGCGCAGGGCGTCTCCACCGACGCTCAGGTCAACCAGCAGGTCAATATCGGCTCAGGCTGGATCAAGGGCTTCGAGATTGGTTATCAGCAGACCTACAGCTTCCTGCCAGGCCTGTGGAGCGGGCTGGGCATCGAGGCGAACTACACCTACGTCGAGCCTTCGACCTTCCCCAACGCTGTGACCGAGCCGCGCTATGTGGGTCTGGAACTGCCGTTGCAGCAGCTGTCGAAGCACACCTACAACTTCTCGGTCTTCTACGAGAGGGATCGTCTGTCGGCACGTCTGGCTTACAACTGGCGCAACGGCTTCCTGCTGACGCCGCGCGACGACGTGAACCCGTTCTCGCCGATCTTCAACGACTCGACCGGGCAGCTTGACGGTTCGATCTTCTACACCCTGAACGACAACTGGAAGATCGGTCTGTATGGCGCCAACCTGCTGGACGAGGTCACCGTCACGCAGCAGCAGACGTCCTATAACCTCAACGGCGCGAACCAGGCCGGTCCGCTGGCGCCGCGATCCTACTTCCGCAGCGACCGCCGCGTGACGTTCAGCCTGCGCTACACCTTCTAA
- a CDS encoding tryptophan halogenase family protein has protein sequence MMIQNDAGPIRKIVILGGGTAGWMTAAALSHRLAGSAVSIELVESDEIGIVGVGEATLPHIRAFNTAMGIDEQTLIDETQATFKLGIQFVDWGRPGDSYIHPFGAYGEPIEGIDFHHVWAARRAMGDAADISDYSYPVRAAEANRFQRPVSDPGSILSTFSYAFQFDASLYAAFLRQVSCGRGVVRTEGKVVDHALNGATGDVDAVVLSDGRRISGDLFVDCSGFRGRLINQALETTFEDWSHWLPCDSAFAVPCQTAAPVGPYTRATARAAGWQWRIPLQHRTGNGHVFSSAHISDEDAVTILMSNLEGPALAEPRRLSFKTGRRHKLWNRNVVAIGLSGGFLEPLESTSIYLIQLGITTLLDLFPDRVGMEADAQEYNRIMALEYDRIRDFLVLHYVANQRDEPFWREMRTMAWPDSLSAKVEAFKSRGVLPDYDIGVFLPPSWLAVLVGQNIVSKGWDPRVDRLEPHVLSAKLAALRDDVRSTVDQTPDHMTFIHQAAQRAGGGR, from the coding sequence ATGATGATCCAAAACGATGCTGGACCGATCCGAAAAATCGTCATCCTGGGCGGAGGAACCGCTGGCTGGATGACGGCCGCCGCCCTGTCTCATCGTTTGGCGGGCAGCGCCGTCTCGATCGAACTGGTCGAGTCCGACGAGATCGGCATCGTCGGCGTGGGCGAGGCCACCCTGCCCCACATCCGCGCCTTCAACACGGCCATGGGCATCGACGAGCAGACGCTGATCGACGAGACGCAGGCGACCTTCAAACTGGGCATCCAGTTCGTGGATTGGGGACGACCCGGCGACAGCTATATCCATCCGTTCGGCGCCTATGGCGAGCCGATCGAGGGGATCGATTTCCACCATGTCTGGGCTGCGCGGCGCGCCATGGGCGACGCCGCCGACATCAGCGACTACAGCTATCCGGTCAGGGCGGCCGAGGCGAACCGCTTCCAGCGGCCGGTTTCCGACCCCGGCTCCATCCTGTCCACCTTCAGTTACGCCTTTCAGTTCGACGCCAGTCTTTACGCAGCCTTCCTGCGCCAGGTGTCGTGCGGGCGCGGCGTGGTCCGCACCGAAGGAAAGGTTGTCGATCATGCCCTGAATGGCGCGACGGGCGATGTCGACGCCGTCGTCCTGTCGGACGGGCGCCGCATCTCGGGCGATCTGTTCGTCGATTGCTCGGGCTTTCGCGGACGGCTGATCAATCAGGCGCTGGAGACGACGTTCGAGGACTGGAGCCATTGGCTGCCCTGCGACAGCGCCTTCGCCGTGCCGTGCCAGACGGCGGCGCCGGTCGGCCCCTATACCCGCGCGACGGCCCGTGCGGCAGGCTGGCAATGGCGCATTCCGCTGCAACACCGCACTGGGAACGGCCACGTCTTCTCATCGGCCCATATTTCGGATGAGGACGCCGTGACGATCCTGATGTCCAATCTGGAAGGTCCAGCGCTGGCCGAGCCGCGTCGGTTGAGCTTCAAGACCGGGCGACGACACAAGCTATGGAACCGAAACGTCGTCGCCATCGGCCTGTCCGGCGGCTTCTTGGAGCCGCTGGAGTCCACCAGCATCTATCTGATCCAGTTGGGGATCACGACCTTGCTGGATCTATTCCCCGACAGGGTCGGGATGGAGGCGGACGCCCAAGAATACAATCGGATCATGGCGCTGGAGTACGACCGGATTCGTGACTTCCTCGTCCTGCACTATGTCGCCAACCAACGTGACGAGCCGTTCTGGCGCGAGATGCGAACCATGGCCTGGCCCGACAGCCTTTCGGCCAAGGTCGAGGCCTTCAAGTCGCGCGGCGTGCTGCCCGACTACGATATCGGAGTTTTTCTGCCGCCAAGCTGGCTCGCCGTACTGGTGGGGCAGAACATCGTCTCGAAGGGCTGGGATCCGCGCGTCGATCGGCTGGAACCGCACGTCCTATCCGCCAAGCTGGCAGCCTTGCGCGACGACGTCCGATCGACCGTCGATCAGACGCCCGATCACATGACCTTCATCCACCAAGCGGCCCAGCGCGCAGGGGGCGGCCGATGA
- a CDS encoding hfsB codes for MVDLTSEMAGLWAALGPAPAHRARVIQFASAATGEGVSTVAREFARLAAVRARKPVWLIDGDLAQQGQLETVSAEPDRFGQVGKAAQGSPDGSSFYAVTPRVTGRDGKPVPDSRLLTARSCLGGRLWVTHFHMEALRSGHRVEAIGEPRYWEALRPHADTIVIDAPAADRNDMAIILAPFVDMTVLVVAAESTAAHAPVILRDEIEAVGGKIAGVVMNRSTYKAPGFLQRLMG; via the coding sequence ATGGTCGATCTGACTTCAGAAATGGCGGGCCTTTGGGCGGCGCTGGGACCGGCGCCGGCGCACCGTGCGCGGGTGATCCAGTTCGCCTCCGCCGCGACCGGCGAGGGCGTCTCGACCGTGGCGCGTGAGTTCGCCCGATTGGCGGCCGTGCGGGCGCGCAAGCCCGTCTGGCTGATCGACGGCGACCTGGCGCAACAGGGGCAGTTGGAGACGGTGTCGGCCGAGCCGGATCGGTTCGGTCAGGTCGGCAAGGCGGCGCAAGGCTCGCCTGACGGATCCAGCTTTTACGCCGTGACGCCGCGCGTGACCGGGCGCGACGGAAAGCCGGTGCCGGACTCGCGACTGTTGACGGCGCGGTCGTGCCTAGGCGGCCGTCTGTGGGTGACGCATTTCCACATGGAGGCGCTGCGATCCGGACACCGGGTCGAGGCGATCGGAGAGCCCCGCTACTGGGAGGCGCTGCGACCCCACGCCGACACCATCGTCATCGACGCGCCCGCCGCAGACCGCAACGACATGGCGATTATCCTGGCGCCCTTCGTGGACATGACGGTGCTGGTGGTCGCGGCAGAAAGCACCGCCGCCCACGCGCCGGTCATCCTGCGCGACGAGATTGAAGCCGTCGGCGGCAAGATCGCCGGGGTGGTCATGAACCGCTCGACCTACAAGGCGCCGGGGTTTTTGCAGCGGCTGATGGGCTAG